One window of Ziziphus jujuba cultivar Dongzao chromosome 5, ASM3175591v1 genomic DNA carries:
- the LOC107421631 gene encoding serine carboxypeptidase-like 42 yields MGRCRFGGVLIVLSCALLVLVGLVVEGYPDEDLVLSLPGQPKVGFKQYAGYVDVDVKAGRSLFYYFVEADKDPDSKPLTLWLNGGPGCSSIGGGAFTELGPFYPKGDGRGLRRNSMSWNRASNLLFVESPAGVGWSYSNTSSDYNTGDASTAKDMRMFMMKWYEKFPTYKSRALFLTGESYAGHYIPQLAIALLDHNEHSSDFKFNLKGVAIGNPLLKLDQDTRSTYEYFWSHGMISDEIFLTITNKCHFDDYEYASPHNVTDPCNHALSEANSIVSDYINAYDVILDVCYPAIVQQELRLRKLATKISIGVDVCMSYERRFYFNLPEVQKALHANRTKLPYGWSMCSEVLNYSDTDGNINILPLLKRIVHNHIPVWVFSGDQDSVVPLLGSRTLVRELAYELDYQITVPYGAWFHKGQVGGWATEYGNLLTFATVRGAAHMVPYAQPSRALHLFSSFVHGRRLPNTTRPSIDD; encoded by the exons ATGGGTAGGTGTAGGTTTGGTGGGGTTTTAATTGTGCTGAGCTGTGCTTTGTTGGTGCTCGTTGGTCTTGTTGTTGAAGGATACCCAGATGAGGACCTGGTTTTGAGTCTCCCTGGTCAACCAAAAGTTGGGTTCAAACAATATGCTGGGTATGTTGATGTGGATGTAAAAGCTGGAAGAAgcttattttactattttgttgaAGCAGATAAAGACCCTGATAGCAAGCCCCTAACTCTCTGGCTCAATGGCG GTCCCGGTTGTTCTTCCATTGGTGGAGGTGCCTTTACAGAGCTGGGACCATTTTATCCTAAAGGTGATGGACGAGGTCTCAGAAGAAATTCTATGTCCTGGAATAGAG CTTCTAATCTCCTCTTTGTTGAGTCTCCTGCTGGTGTTGGATGGTCATACTCAAATACAAGTTCAGATTACAATACCGGGGATGCTTCTACTG CCAAGGATATGCGTATGTTCATGATGAAATGGTATGAGAAGTTTCCAACTTACAAATCCAGAGCTTTGTTTCTTACCGGAGAAAGCTATGCAG GGCACTATATACCGCAGCTGGCTATTGCTTTATTGGACCACAATGAACATTCATCTGACTTCAAGTTCAATCTGAAAGGAGTTGCT ATTGGGAATCCACTGCTTAAGCTTGATCAGGATACTCGATCAACATACGAATACTTTTGGTCACACGGAATGATTTCTGATGAAATTTTCCTTACCATCACGAACAAATGTCATTTTGATGATTATGAGTATGCGAGTCCTCACAATGTAACTGACCCGTGCAACCATGCACTATCAGAAGCAAACAGCATAGTTAGTGATTACATAAATGCTTATGATGTGATCCTTGATGTTTGTTATCCAGCTATTGTTCAACAAGAACTGAGATTGCGAAAATTG GCTACTAAGATCAGTATAGGTGTTGATGTGTGTATGAGCTACGAAAGACGTTTCTATTTCAATCTTCCCGAAGTTCAGAAAGCTCTTCATGCAAATCGTACAAAACTACCTTATGGCTGGTCTATGTGCAGTGA AGTTCTAAATTACAGTGATACCGATGGTAATATCAATATCCTTCCCTTGCTCAAAAGGATAGTTCATAATCACATACCAGTTTGGGTTTTCAG TGGAGATCAAGATTCTGTTGTGCCATTATTGGGCTCTAGGACACTTGTCCGCGAACTAGCATACGAACTTGATTACCAGATTACAGTCCCCTATGGAGCTTGGTTTCACAAGGGGCAG GTGGGAGGTTGGGCTACTGAGTATGGAAATCTGTTGACATTTGCAACAGTAAGGGGTGCTGCTCACATGGTACCATATGCACAGCCATCGCGAGCATTGCATCTGTTCAGTTCATTCGTGCATGGCCGAAGGTTGCCAAACACGACTCGTCCATCGATTGATGATTGA